In Anaerostipes hadrus ATCC 29173 = JCM 17467, a single genomic region encodes these proteins:
- the queF gene encoding preQ(1) synthase, producing MSGRKSQELEGITLLGNQKTKYPDDYAPEVLETFENKHPENDYFVKFNAPEFTSLCPITGQPDFATIYISYVPGERMVESKSLKLYLYSFRNHGDFHEDCMNIIMKDLIKLMDPKYIEVWGKFTPRGGISIDPYCNYGRPGTKWEDVAWNRLSNHDLYPEKVDNR from the coding sequence ATGAGTGGCAGAAAGAGCCAAGAATTAGAAGGAATTACGTTATTAGGAAACCAGAAAACAAAATACCCAGATGATTATGCACCGGAGGTGTTAGAAACATTTGAGAATAAACATCCAGAGAATGATTATTTTGTCAAATTTAATGCACCAGAATTCACAAGTCTATGTCCGATCACAGGACAGCCGGATTTTGCAACGATCTACATTTCTTATGTGCCAGGAGAGCGCATGGTAGAAAGTAAATCATTAAAATTGTATTTATACAGCTTCCGAAATCATGGAGATTTTCACGAAGACTGCATGAATATCATTATGAAAGATCTGATCAAACTGATGGATCCAAAATACATTGAAGTATGGGGTAAATTCACTCCAAGAGGAGGAATCTCCATTGATCCATACTGCAACTACGGAAGACCAGGAACAAAATGGGAAGATGTTGCATGGAACAGACTTTCAAACCATGATCTTTATCCAGAGAAGGTGGATAATAGATAA